The Chryseobacterium geocarposphaerae genome window below encodes:
- a CDS encoding SusC/RagA family TonB-linked outer membrane protein — MKKLYIPLLLCCTLSLTAQHTLSGYVITEENSLPLSGATINILNSKTVIITDKNGFFKLPASGEKITLNISHSGYRSVSLDVTLPLDTPLRIVLSHKVNDIQEVNISTGYQKIPKERATGSFTFTDNKLLNQQVSTNILDRLANVAGGVFLERGRSGSPQLMVRGLSTINGPKSPLIVVDNFPYEGDISNINPNMVESITVLKDASAASIWGARAANGVIVITTKTGKFNQPVKVEFNFNTSYSPKPDFGYLKTMSSSDFIEVEKGLFQKGFYNSDINSSSHPVLSPVVDLLNKAKNGLISSDEADRQIRQLSSIDAKEQFRRYMYTPSEKRQYYVGVTGGAPAFLWSTALGYDDNTGNLGEDYNRMNLRFQNVWKPVNKLSLTSSLYYTETTTKSGRTAYGGIIMGRNSFVPYMKLADENGRPLVVNKDYNQNYKDSFEKGKLNDWNYYPLTDWQNDQVKTKASEVMVNAGINYKIWKGLEADVKYQHQRLNDNSDNLHNARSYYARNYVNSFAQINNGNVTFIVPKGGILDQSSSLTTINNIRGQLSYNGQWNRHNISTITGGESRDAVRTYHYNRYYGFDEERMTSGAVDYAHQYPLLPTGSTDFIQRNQSLGKRTTRFVSLYANAAYTYDNRYTISASFRRDASNLFGLKTNDQWNPFWSVGTLWDISKENFYRIVWLPSLKLRGSFGYNGNIDPAMVAVSTIAYDLDNSVYTGTPMARIDNYYNPNLRWETSRMVNIGLDFSSRNNRISGSVEYFTKKGTNLFGPAQMDYTTGIDYMRSNVAEIKGKGMDIVLKTFNIDKVIQWNTILNFSIYHDKISKYYLLNPMANQFIGNGSSVPISGIEGKPVYSIFAYQWAGLDPKTGDPRGYLNGAVSNDYSALTGAGTSVNDLVFFGSALPTAYGSFINSVGYQNFSLDIGIVFKLGYYFRRSSINYTNLYRSWTGHSDFENRWQKEGDEAFTDVPSNTLQSNANRDAFYSGSSVLVEKADHIRLQYINLNYRFSENFLRSTMFKDLSLFINLSDLGLLWKANKSGIDPDFNLGGNGLKPPSVYTIGLRANF; from the coding sequence ATGAAGAAACTATACATCCCGCTATTGCTATGCTGTACGTTGTCACTCACGGCACAGCATACTCTTTCAGGTTATGTGATCACTGAAGAGAATTCGCTTCCTCTTTCGGGAGCAACGATCAATATTCTGAACTCAAAAACAGTTATAATCACTGATAAGAATGGCTTTTTCAAACTTCCTGCAAGTGGGGAAAAGATCACCCTGAATATTTCGCACAGCGGCTACAGATCTGTATCGCTTGATGTTACATTACCGCTCGATACACCCCTGAGAATTGTTCTTTCGCACAAAGTGAATGACATTCAGGAAGTGAATATCTCCACCGGTTACCAGAAGATCCCCAAGGAAAGAGCTACCGGTTCATTTACATTCACGGATAATAAACTGCTCAACCAACAGGTGAGTACCAATATACTCGACAGGCTTGCCAATGTTGCGGGAGGTGTTTTCCTGGAACGGGGACGTTCCGGAAGTCCCCAGCTGATGGTCAGAGGGCTCAGTACCATCAACGGCCCCAAATCCCCTCTGATCGTGGTCGATAATTTTCCCTATGAAGGCGACATCAGTAACATCAATCCCAATATGGTGGAAAGCATTACTGTACTTAAGGATGCCTCAGCAGCCAGTATCTGGGGCGCAAGAGCCGCCAATGGGGTCATTGTCATTACTACAAAAACCGGGAAATTCAATCAGCCTGTCAAAGTGGAATTCAATTTCAATACAAGCTATAGCCCCAAGCCGGATTTTGGCTATCTGAAAACAATGTCATCTTCCGATTTTATAGAGGTTGAAAAAGGATTATTTCAAAAAGGTTTTTATAACAGTGATATCAACTCTTCCTCTCATCCAGTCCTGTCACCTGTAGTCGATCTGTTGAATAAAGCAAAAAACGGATTGATCTCTTCCGATGAAGCTGATCGTCAGATCCGGCAATTGAGCAGTATTGACGCCAAAGAACAGTTCCGCCGCTATATGTACACGCCTTCGGAAAAAAGACAATACTACGTGGGCGTCACAGGGGGAGCTCCTGCATTTTTATGGAGCACTGCACTGGGGTATGATGATAATACCGGCAATTTAGGGGAAGACTATAACAGGATGAACCTGCGTTTCCAGAATGTATGGAAACCTGTCAATAAATTATCGCTCACCAGCAGCCTGTATTATACGGAAACTACTACGAAAAGCGGGCGTACTGCTTATGGTGGAATTATAATGGGAAGAAACTCGTTCGTTCCCTATATGAAGCTGGCAGATGAGAACGGCCGTCCTCTTGTCGTGAACAAAGATTATAACCAAAACTACAAGGACAGCTTTGAAAAGGGCAAGCTGAATGACTGGAATTATTATCCTCTGACGGACTGGCAGAACGACCAGGTAAAAACCAAAGCCTCGGAAGTAATGGTAAACGCTGGCATTAATTATAAAATATGGAAAGGACTGGAAGCAGATGTAAAATACCAGCATCAACGTTTGAATGACAATTCTGATAATCTGCATAATGCCCGGAGTTACTATGCGAGGAACTACGTCAATAGTTTTGCGCAGATCAATAACGGCAATGTAACGTTCATTGTTCCCAAAGGAGGTATTTTAGACCAATCCTCTTCTCTAACCACCATCAACAACATCAGAGGGCAGCTCAGCTACAACGGGCAATGGAACAGGCATAACATCTCCACCATAACAGGAGGTGAAAGCCGTGATGCCGTCAGGACCTACCATTACAACCGCTATTATGGATTTGATGAGGAACGGATGACCTCCGGCGCCGTAGATTATGCCCATCAATACCCGCTGCTTCCCACAGGCAGCACTGATTTCATACAGCGAAACCAGTCTTTGGGAAAACGCACCACCCGTTTTGTCTCCCTTTATGCCAATGCAGCCTATACTTACGATAACAGATATACGATTTCCGCAAGTTTCCGAAGGGATGCCAGCAACCTGTTCGGGCTTAAAACGAATGACCAGTGGAATCCTTTCTGGTCAGTCGGTACTTTATGGGATATTTCAAAAGAAAATTTCTATAGGATAGTCTGGCTTCCTAGCCTGAAGCTTAGAGGCTCTTTCGGGTATAATGGAAATATTGACCCTGCAATGGTGGCCGTAAGTACAATTGCCTACGATCTGGATAACTCAGTTTATACAGGAACACCAATGGCCCGAATCGACAATTATTACAATCCAAACCTTCGATGGGAAACCTCACGTATGGTTAACATAGGCCTCGACTTTTCATCCCGGAACAACAGGATCAGCGGCTCCGTGGAATATTTTACCAAGAAAGGAACCAATCTCTTTGGCCCTGCGCAGATGGACTATACCACCGGTATTGATTATATGCGTTCCAATGTGGCAGAGATCAAAGGAAAAGGGATGGATATAGTTCTGAAAACGTTCAACATTGATAAGGTCATTCAATGGAACACGATTCTCAACTTCAGCATTTACCACGATAAGATCTCAAAATATTACCTGCTGAACCCAATGGCCAATCAATTTATCGGCAATGGGTCTTCTGTGCCGATTTCAGGAATTGAAGGAAAACCGGTGTATTCCATCTTTGCTTACCAATGGGCAGGACTGGACCCCAAAACGGGAGACCCCAGAGGTTATCTTAATGGCGCAGTAAGCAATGACTATTCAGCTCTTACCGGTGCAGGAACATCGGTCAATGATCTGGTGTTCTTTGGTTCCGCTTTACCAACGGCATATGGCTCATTCATCAACTCTGTGGGCTATCAGAATTTTAGTCTCGATATCGGTATTGTATTTAAATTGGGATACTATTTCAGAAGGAGTTCTATTAACTATACCAACTTATACAGGAGCTGGACAGGACATAGCGATTTTGAAAACCGCTGGCAGAAAGAGGGTGATGAAGCGTTCACGGATGTTCCGTCCAATACGTTACAAAGCAACGCCAACAGGGATGCCTTTTACAGTGGTTCAAGCGTACTGGTAGAAAAGGCTGACCATATCCGTCTGCAATACATCAATCTCAACTATCGTTTCAGTGAAAATTTTTTACGATCGACAATGTTCAAAGATCTCAGTTTGTTTATAAACCTTAGTGATCTTGGTTTGTTGTGGAAAGCCAATAAAAGTGGAATCGATCCGGATTTTAATCTCGGTGGCAACGGATTAAAACCACCTTCCGTGTATACCATCGGATTACGCGCCAATTTCTAA
- a CDS encoding TlpA family protein disulfide reductase: MKNIFCRGILSLVFTFVAAITSFAQSKSVKVGEPLPDSFWTTSFQVVNHPQKTLNLSDDKNKLILLDFWNTWCSACLKAFPKMEQLKEQFGDKVKILAVSNQDRQTLEKFFASKNGQRFNNVVSVAGDQLFHPLFPHQGVPYVVWIKDGKLLSTTDGAQVNENTISKVLGGESSGLQTVIQMSRERPLMLSEDFDREKGLSMINYSIFAKGRIRGMGFGSGFRRSGNQIYGREFTNLSLLEIFSALADEIFQMRKESFSEKRRIVEVQNPTLLDYIKKADGSVEDGNLYSYEYIVPLSKADSLYPLMLRNLSEYADYKATIEKRKVRCMVLKRTSSIDKLNTKGGPTRFSFSMTETTLKNASLYKLVNNLNAIPAVSLPIVDDTGITGNVDMTMGAISDVPSIRKALSKYDLDLQEEEREIDMLIIRDKLKN, from the coding sequence ATGAAAAATATCTTTTGCAGGGGAATCCTGTCCCTTGTTTTTACCTTTGTGGCGGCTATCACATCCTTTGCCCAGAGTAAATCTGTTAAAGTCGGAGAACCTCTTCCCGATAGCTTCTGGACAACTTCTTTTCAGGTAGTCAACCATCCTCAAAAAACCTTAAATCTTTCTGACGATAAGAATAAACTCATTCTCCTGGACTTCTGGAACACCTGGTGCAGTGCCTGCCTGAAGGCGTTTCCCAAAATGGAGCAGCTTAAGGAACAGTTCGGAGATAAAGTAAAAATTCTGGCCGTAAGCAATCAGGACCGCCAGACTCTTGAAAAGTTTTTTGCTTCCAAAAACGGACAGCGTTTCAATAATGTTGTCTCCGTAGCGGGAGACCAGCTTTTTCATCCCTTGTTTCCGCATCAGGGCGTTCCCTATGTTGTATGGATCAAAGATGGAAAGCTGCTCAGCACAACAGACGGTGCGCAGGTCAATGAAAATACCATCAGTAAGGTCTTGGGAGGAGAAAGTTCCGGACTTCAGACCGTCATCCAGATGAGTAGGGAAAGACCCCTGATGCTTTCCGAAGATTTTGATCGTGAGAAAGGATTGTCAATGATCAATTATTCCATTTTTGCCAAAGGAAGAATACGAGGAATGGGCTTTGGCTCCGGTTTTCGAAGATCGGGTAACCAGATATATGGACGAGAGTTTACCAATCTGTCCCTTCTCGAGATCTTTTCCGCGCTTGCCGATGAGATATTCCAGATGCGTAAAGAATCTTTTAGCGAGAAACGAAGAATTGTTGAAGTCCAAAACCCAACATTACTGGACTACATCAAAAAGGCTGACGGATCTGTAGAAGACGGCAATCTCTACAGCTATGAGTACATTGTTCCGCTATCCAAGGCAGATTCACTCTATCCGTTAATGCTGAGAAATCTCAGCGAGTATGCAGATTACAAGGCCACCATCGAAAAAAGAAAGGTTAGATGTATGGTACTAAAGAGGACATCATCCATCGATAAGCTAAATACCAAAGGAGGCCCAACGCGTTTTTCATTCTCAATGACAGAGACGACCTTAAAAAATGCTTCACTCTATAAATTGGTCAATAACCTGAATGCCATTCCTGCGGTTTCCTTACCCATAGTAGATGATACAGGAATAACAGGCAATGTAGACATGACAATGGGAGCGATCTCGGATGTACCTTCTATCAGAAAAGCACTTTCAAAATATGACCTGGACCTTCAGGAAGAAGAGCGTGAAATTGATATGCTGATCATAAGGGATAAACTAAAAAATTAG
- a CDS encoding HEPN domain-containing protein — protein MNYFSFNPFGNKSLTVSFDCDSCGMKVKSEDIFIPAPNYAADKASDSQVEEEGFAICDCGKEFPISIYVTYAGGDGHVDNLNKGANIEVEEISDYELEAILSNTDFYDNFEDEILKIKELNDFNITTEEDSKIERDFFISAYGVILPDELIYTLRNLLYINVITCLETYLSSAYINTVISTPDHLKRFYENYKDFQKERIPMSQLYDLKDKVEDKAKEAMYKVVYHNLDKVKPMYKDTLNIEFPNFAKIARAIEIRHDIVHRNGKTKEGEYITISKDDIGDLISEVEDFVNEIERQIKEM, from the coding sequence ATGAATTATTTTAGTTTTAACCCTTTTGGAAATAAATCGTTAACTGTAAGCTTTGATTGTGATAGCTGTGGTATGAAAGTTAAAAGTGAAGATATTTTTATTCCTGCCCCAAATTATGCTGCAGATAAGGCAAGCGATAGCCAGGTAGAAGAAGAAGGTTTTGCCATATGTGACTGTGGTAAAGAGTTCCCAATTTCAATCTATGTAACATACGCTGGTGGTGATGGTCACGTAGATAACTTAAATAAAGGCGCAAACATTGAGGTGGAAGAAATTTCTGATTATGAATTGGAAGCAATATTAAGTAATACCGACTTTTATGATAATTTCGAAGACGAAATCCTAAAAATAAAGGAATTAAATGACTTTAATATAACGACAGAAGAAGATAGCAAGATCGAGCGGGACTTTTTCATTTCTGCATATGGAGTGATTTTACCTGATGAATTGATCTATACATTAAGAAATCTGTTATACATAAATGTAATTACTTGTCTGGAAACCTACTTGTCAAGCGCATACATAAACACCGTTATTTCTACACCAGATCATTTGAAAAGATTTTATGAGAACTACAAAGATTTTCAAAAGGAAAGAATACCGATGTCCCAACTCTATGATCTGAAGGACAAAGTTGAAGATAAGGCAAAAGAGGCAATGTATAAAGTTGTTTACCATAATTTAGATAAGGTCAAGCCAATGTACAAAGATACTTTGAACATCGAGTTCCCTAATTTTGCGAAAATAGCGCGGGCAATTGAAATTAGGCATGATATTGTACATAGAAACGGTAAAACAAAAGAAGGAGAATATATTACAATAAGTAAAGATGATATCGGTGACCTCATATCTGAGGTAGAAGATTTCGTTAATGAAATAGAAAGACAGATAAAGGAAATGTAA
- a CDS encoding bacteriophage abortive infection AbiH family protein has translation MTKLYIIGNGFDRYHDLPTNYSDFHIFVNKTNHDLENTFEEYFTFNVKQSSNNQYLWTNFEYDLSTFNSKAFFDDINQIDILDENFKPSYLFALEDDLEQETEILLNKIRDAFENWLTDLNLESAEKKLDLEENSLFLSFNYTMTLEEVYQISSEKILHIHGDVENDQGSMIFGHNKTVKKQPLFDENSESTRTPFSDSEANAQQTFFALQKPVKDTIRNNHSFFKSLSKINDIIVLGHSLNSIDMPYFKMIKKYSNEAAKWKISYYSNDEKARHLKSLRKIGIQESRIEFFKMSDYDLL, from the coding sequence ATGACTAAACTTTATATCATTGGGAATGGATTTGATAGATATCATGATCTTCCGACCAATTATAGTGATTTCCACATATTTGTTAATAAAACTAATCATGATTTAGAAAACACTTTTGAAGAGTACTTTACATTTAATGTAAAACAAAGTTCAAATAATCAGTATTTATGGACAAACTTTGAGTATGATCTAAGTACCTTTAATTCGAAAGCGTTCTTCGATGATATAAATCAGATTGATATTCTTGATGAAAATTTTAAACCAAGCTATTTGTTTGCTCTTGAAGATGATTTGGAACAAGAGACTGAAATATTACTTAATAAAATCAGAGATGCATTTGAAAACTGGTTGACTGATTTAAATCTGGAATCAGCTGAAAAAAAACTTGATTTAGAAGAAAATTCACTGTTCTTAAGCTTTAATTATACAATGACGTTAGAGGAAGTCTATCAAATCTCAAGTGAAAAAATACTTCATATACATGGAGATGTTGAAAATGATCAGGGAAGCATGATATTTGGACACAATAAAACCGTAAAAAAACAACCTCTTTTTGACGAAAATAGTGAAAGCACGAGAACCCCATTTTCTGATTCAGAAGCCAATGCTCAACAAACTTTTTTTGCACTGCAAAAACCTGTAAAAGATACTATCCGTAATAACCACAGTTTCTTTAAAAGTCTCAGTAAAATCAATGACATCATAGTACTAGGCCATTCTCTTAATTCTATTGATATGCCCTATTTTAAAATGATAAAAAAATATAGCAATGAAGCAGCAAAATGGAAGATAAGCTATTATAGCAATGACGAAAAAGCCAGGCATTTAAAAAGTCTCCGAAAAATTGGAATACAAGAAAGTAGAATAGAATTTTTTAAGATGTCTGATTACGATTTGCTTTAG
- a CDS encoding DUF2971 domain-containing protein, with protein sequence MDNYPPIIYKYRDWNNKFHKKILTDGEVYLSSPMHFNDPFDFGIVQNFLTLGTPEKIERYVDEGMIKHKQYLLSRGYDLAKERDFQIKRLQNLDEYQKEYEKLNAEAVNKSYGVLSLSGRWDSILMWSHYADFHKGFNIGYNESKMRNSGLFGKGGPVIYSDEYPHIDAFARHTIESSFQQTHYKSLEWAYEEEYRLSKLFFPKPPTEADRTVKVPFEFVEEINLGIKIPETDKADILKLADHLNIKVFQTEKVPFKFKLARNRIL encoded by the coding sequence ATGGATAATTATCCTCCTATAATCTATAAATATAGAGACTGGAATAATAAATTTCACAAAAAAATATTAACTGATGGTGAAGTGTATTTATCATCACCGATGCATTTTAACGATCCATTTGATTTCGGTATTGTACAAAATTTCTTAACGCTGGGCACTCCAGAAAAAATTGAAAGATACGTTGATGAAGGAATGATTAAACATAAACAATATCTTTTAAGTAGGGGTTATGATTTAGCGAAGGAAAGAGACTTTCAAATAAAAAGACTTCAAAATTTAGACGAGTATCAAAAAGAATATGAAAAATTAAATGCTGAAGCAGTTAATAAAAGTTATGGTGTTTTATCTCTATCAGGAAGATGGGATTCTATTTTAATGTGGTCTCATTATGCTGATTTTCATAAAGGCTTTAATATTGGCTACAATGAGTCCAAAATGAGAAACTCAGGACTATTTGGAAAAGGTGGACCAGTTATATATTCTGACGAGTATCCCCATATCGATGCATTTGCAAGGCACACTATTGAATCATCTTTTCAGCAGACACATTACAAGTCACTAGAATGGGCATATGAAGAGGAATATAGACTTTCAAAATTATTTTTTCCCAAACCTCCAACCGAGGCCGATAGAACTGTAAAAGTTCCATTTGAGTTTGTAGAAGAAATAAACCTTGGAATTAAAATACCAGAAACAGATAAAGCTGATATTTTAAAACTTGCTGACCATCTGAATATAAAAGTTTTTCAAACGGAAAAAGTTCCATTTAAATTTAAACTTGCAAGGAATCGCATTTTGTAA